GTACGCGTTCTACCACAAGTACGGCTGGGACACCACGAACCACCGGGGCGAACTCGAGTTCGACCCCGCGGTCCTCGAACCCATCGTGGCCGACCTCGACGACGAGGGGAGCTTCCGCCGGCTCGACGGCGGCGACTGGGAGGCGGTCGATGCGGTCCACCGCGAACTGACCGCCGGCGAGGACTTCGCCATCAGGCGCTCCGAGGGCTGGTGGCGCCACCGCTGGTTCGAGGGCTGGGACCAGGACCCCTACGTCTACGGCTGGGAGCGCGACGGCGAGATCGCGGGCTACGTCAACTACAAGGTCGAAGACGGCGACGACGGTCGCACGTTCGCGGCCTGGGAGCTCGGCGCCGTCGACCACGAGGCGTACCTGCACTGCCTGCGGTTCATCTACTCGCACGACTCGCAGGTCTCGACGGTCACCCTGCACACCGGGACCGACGCCCTGCTGCTCGACCTCGTCGACGACCCCCAGAACGTCACCGTGACGGAGAAGACCGGGCCCATGGTCCGGGTCGTGGACGTGGTCGACGCGCTGGAGACCATGCCCTACCCGTCGGAATTAGAGACGGGTCTCGTCCTCGCGGTCGAGGACTCGCTCGCCGACTGGAACGACGACCGGTTCGAACTCACCGTCGAAGATGGCGAGGGGACCTGCACGCCGACCGACGCGAGCCCCGACGTGACCCTCGACATCGCGGCGCTCTCCCAGCTCGTCATCGGCTACGCGCCGCTTTCACGGCTGCTGAAGACCGCCGACATCGAGGCCGACGAGCACGTCCGGGAGGACCTCGCGGCGCTGTTCCCGCCGCGGAACGTCTTCCTCCGGGACTTCTTCTGAGGGCTTCGTGGTCGACGCCATCGACCACGCTAGGCCACGTTCTGCTCGTCGTGCAACTCGCCGGCCTCGAAGCGGTCACTCGATAGCGCGCCGATGTCGACCAGCGACGCCTCGCCGTCGAGGACGAGTTCGGCGACGAGCTGCCCGACCGCGGGCGCGTGCTGGAACCCGTGCCCGGAGAACCCGATGGCGTTGACGAACCCGGGTATCGTCTCCTCGACGATGGGGTGGTGGTCGGGCGTGACGGCGTACAGGCCGGCCCACCCGCGCTTGATGCGCGTCTCGGGGCCGAAGTAGCCCGCGTAGTCGGCGGCGTGTTCGACCGCCTCGATCATCCAGTCGAGGTCGGCGTTCCCGTCGAACCCGTCGGGGTCCACGTCGGGGTCCTCGTCGGCGAAGTGGCCGCCGACGATGGCGCTACCCTCGCGCTCGGGGCGGAAGTACGAGCCCGTGTCGAGGTCGATGGTGAGTGGGACCTCGTCCGGGACCGGCGTCTCCGGGTCGACCACGGCGACCTGCCGGCGGCGAGGAGCGACCGGCAGGTCGAGCCCGGCCAGCTCCGCGATGCGGCCCGCCCAGGGGCCGGCCGCGTTCACCACGAAGTCGGCGTCGAGGCGCCCGTCGTCGGTCTCGACGCCGACGACCGCGCCGTCTCGCGTCTCGATGGCCGTGACAGCGGTCTTGGTGCGGACCTCGGCGCCGGCCTCGGTCGCGGCCTGCGAGAACCCCTGGAGGGCTAGGTGCGGGTCCGCGAAGCCGTCGTCCG
This sequence is a window from Haloarchaeobius amylolyticus. Protein-coding genes within it:
- a CDS encoding NAD(P)/FAD-dependent oxidoreductase produces the protein MNVVVIGGGIVGLASAYSLADRGADVVVCEKGSIGAGSTERSAGGIRHQFSTRVNVQLSRESVRVWESFADEFGVDIAYRRSGYLLLAREEETAAAFEANVAMQQEEGVDSRFLTPAEAAEVCPELDVEPFQAATFCPDDGFADPHLALQGFSQAATEAGAEVRTKTAVTAIETRDGAVVGVETDDGRLDADFVVNAAGPWAGRIAELAGLDLPVAPRRRQVAVVDPETPVPDEVPLTIDLDTGSYFRPEREGSAIVGGHFADEDPDVDPDGFDGNADLDWMIEAVEHAADYAGYFGPETRIKRGWAGLYAVTPDHHPIVEETIPGFVNAIGFSGHGFQHAPAVGQLVAELVLDGEASLVDIGALSSDRFEAGELHDEQNVA
- a CDS encoding GNAT family N-acetyltransferase, coding for MPDYRPLSEEDRETFHAYTSYAFRPHEEPDEFDPEEDHWDLGANRAIYDGDEPLAVCRHYWFETTWRGVDIELPGLSAVASPPEHRHGGNVRQLLLDSLQEYRERGDPLSALWPFKYAFYHKYGWDTTNHRGELEFDPAVLEPIVADLDDEGSFRRLDGGDWEAVDAVHRELTAGEDFAIRRSEGWWRHRWFEGWDQDPYVYGWERDGEIAGYVNYKVEDGDDGRTFAAWELGAVDHEAYLHCLRFIYSHDSQVSTVTLHTGTDALLLDLVDDPQNVTVTEKTGPMVRVVDVVDALETMPYPSELETGLVLAVEDSLADWNDDRFELTVEDGEGTCTPTDASPDVTLDIAALSQLVIGYAPLSRLLKTADIEADEHVREDLAALFPPRNVFLRDFF